The Lonchura striata isolate bLonStr1 chromosome 7, bLonStr1.mat, whole genome shotgun sequence genome window below encodes:
- the SLC25A16 gene encoding solute carrier family 25 member 16 isoform X2, producing the protein MASPAAAGPGAALPPAAARRDFYWLRSFIAGGVAGCCAKTTTAPLDRVKILLQAHNHHYKHLGVFSTLRAVPKKEGYLGLYKGNGAMMIRIFPYGAIQFMAFDQYKKVIKKQLGISGHVHRLMAGSMAGITAVICTYPLDMVRVRLAFQVKGEHKYMGIIHAFKMIYTKEGGFSGFYRGLMPTVVGMAPYAGFSFFTFGTLKSIGLAQAPNLLGRPSLDNPDVLVLKTHVNLLCGGIAGAIAQTISYPLDVTRRRMQLGAVLPDSEKCLFLLVSFHLVELCVPESNAVHCEPPVWKVGSYREQPE; encoded by the exons atggcttccccggcggcggcggggcccggcgccGCGCTGCCCCCGGCCGCGGCGCGCCGGGACTTCTACTGGCTGCGCTCCTTCATCGCCGGAG GTGTTGCAGGATGTTGTGCCAAAACAACTACTGCGCCATTGGATCGAGTAAAGATTTTGCTGCAAGCTCATAACCACCATTACAAACATCTAG GAGTATTTTCTACGTTACGTGCTGTCCCCAAAAAGGAAGGTTACCTTGGGCTGTATAAAGGAAACGGGGCCATGATGATTAGAATCTTTCCCTATGGGGCTATTCAGTTTATGGCATTTGACCAATATAAAAAG GTAATAAAGAAGCAGCTTGGGATTTCTGGGCATGTGCATCGATTAATGGCTGGATCCATGGCAG gtATTACAGCAGTGATTTGTACTTACCCTCTTGATATGGTTAGAGTTCGCCTGGCGTTCCAAGTAAAAGGGGAACACAAGTACATGGGAATTATCCATGCATTCAAGATGATTTACACaaag gaagGTGGTTTTAGTGGATTCTACAGAGGCCTGATGCCAACTGTGGTGGGAATGGCACCATATGCAG gtttttcattttttaccttTGGTACCTTAAAGAGCATTGGACTTGCTCAAGCACCTAACTTGCTTGGACGGCCTTCATTAGATAACCCTGATGTCTTAGTTTTGAAAACACACGTAAACCTGCTGTGTGGTGGCATAGCTGGAGCAATAGCTCAGACAATATC ATATCCCCTGGATGTAACTCGGAGGCGAATGCAGTTAGGAGCAGTTCTCCCAGACTCTGAAAAGTGCCT CTTTCTCTTGGTTAGTTTCCATCTTGTGGAATTGTGTGTGCCTGAATCCAATGCAGTTCACTGTGAACCTCCTGTGTGGAAGGTTGGATCCTACCGAGAGCAGCCTGAGTGA
- the SLC25A16 gene encoding solute carrier family 25 member 16 isoform X3, producing the protein MAGSMAGITAVICTYPLDMVRVRLAFQVKGEHKYMGIIHAFKMIYTKEGGFSGFYRGLMPTVVGMAPYAGFSFFTFGTLKSIGLAQAPNLLGRPSLDNPDVLVLKTHVNLLCGGIAGAIAQTISYPLDVTRRRMQLGAVLPDSEKCLTMVQTLKYVYQQHGVRRGLYRGLSLNYIRCIPSQAVAFTTYELMKQFLHLN; encoded by the exons ATGGCTGGATCCATGGCAG gtATTACAGCAGTGATTTGTACTTACCCTCTTGATATGGTTAGAGTTCGCCTGGCGTTCCAAGTAAAAGGGGAACACAAGTACATGGGAATTATCCATGCATTCAAGATGATTTACACaaag gaagGTGGTTTTAGTGGATTCTACAGAGGCCTGATGCCAACTGTGGTGGGAATGGCACCATATGCAG gtttttcattttttaccttTGGTACCTTAAAGAGCATTGGACTTGCTCAAGCACCTAACTTGCTTGGACGGCCTTCATTAGATAACCCTGATGTCTTAGTTTTGAAAACACACGTAAACCTGCTGTGTGGTGGCATAGCTGGAGCAATAGCTCAGACAATATC ATATCCCCTGGATGTAACTCGGAGGCGAATGCAGTTAGGAGCAGTTCTCCCAGACTCTGAAAAGTGCCT tACCATGGTGCAGACACTGAAATATGTGTATCAACAACACGGAGTACGAAGAGGACTGTACCGTGGGCTATCCTTGAATTACATTCGCTGTATTCCTTCCCAGGCCGTGGCTTTCACCACTTACGAACTTATGAAACAATTCTTGCACCTCAACTGA
- the SLC25A16 gene encoding solute carrier family 25 member 16 isoform X1, translating to MASPAAAGPGAALPPAAARRDFYWLRSFIAGGVAGCCAKTTTAPLDRVKILLQAHNHHYKHLGVFSTLRAVPKKEGYLGLYKGNGAMMIRIFPYGAIQFMAFDQYKKVIKKQLGISGHVHRLMAGSMAGITAVICTYPLDMVRVRLAFQVKGEHKYMGIIHAFKMIYTKEGGFSGFYRGLMPTVVGMAPYAGFSFFTFGTLKSIGLAQAPNLLGRPSLDNPDVLVLKTHVNLLCGGIAGAIAQTISYPLDVTRRRMQLGAVLPDSEKCLTMVQTLKYVYQQHGVRRGLYRGLSLNYIRCIPSQAVAFTTYELMKQFLHLN from the exons atggcttccccggcggcggcggggcccggcgccGCGCTGCCCCCGGCCGCGGCGCGCCGGGACTTCTACTGGCTGCGCTCCTTCATCGCCGGAG GTGTTGCAGGATGTTGTGCCAAAACAACTACTGCGCCATTGGATCGAGTAAAGATTTTGCTGCAAGCTCATAACCACCATTACAAACATCTAG GAGTATTTTCTACGTTACGTGCTGTCCCCAAAAAGGAAGGTTACCTTGGGCTGTATAAAGGAAACGGGGCCATGATGATTAGAATCTTTCCCTATGGGGCTATTCAGTTTATGGCATTTGACCAATATAAAAAG GTAATAAAGAAGCAGCTTGGGATTTCTGGGCATGTGCATCGATTAATGGCTGGATCCATGGCAG gtATTACAGCAGTGATTTGTACTTACCCTCTTGATATGGTTAGAGTTCGCCTGGCGTTCCAAGTAAAAGGGGAACACAAGTACATGGGAATTATCCATGCATTCAAGATGATTTACACaaag gaagGTGGTTTTAGTGGATTCTACAGAGGCCTGATGCCAACTGTGGTGGGAATGGCACCATATGCAG gtttttcattttttaccttTGGTACCTTAAAGAGCATTGGACTTGCTCAAGCACCTAACTTGCTTGGACGGCCTTCATTAGATAACCCTGATGTCTTAGTTTTGAAAACACACGTAAACCTGCTGTGTGGTGGCATAGCTGGAGCAATAGCTCAGACAATATC ATATCCCCTGGATGTAACTCGGAGGCGAATGCAGTTAGGAGCAGTTCTCCCAGACTCTGAAAAGTGCCT tACCATGGTGCAGACACTGAAATATGTGTATCAACAACACGGAGTACGAAGAGGACTGTACCGTGGGCTATCCTTGAATTACATTCGCTGTATTCCTTCCCAGGCCGTGGCTTTCACCACTTACGAACTTATGAAACAATTCTTGCACCTCAACTGA